A section of the Meles meles chromosome 8, mMelMel3.1 paternal haplotype, whole genome shotgun sequence genome encodes:
- the LOC123948818 gene encoding olfactory receptor 8B12-like — translation MAADNASSVTEFVLAGLTDEPELQMPLFFLFLGFYVVTVVGNLGLITLIGLNSHLHIPMYFFLLNLSVIDFSFSTAIIPKMLISFVSKKNIISYAGCMTQLFFFCFFVFSESYILSVMAYDRYVAICTPLLYTVTMSPQVCFLLLLGVYGMGVFGAVAHTGNILFLTFCADNLVNHYMCDILPLLELSCNSSYINVLVVFIVVTIGIGVPIVAIFISYGFIISSIFHISSIEGRSKAFSTCSSHIIAVSLFFGSGAFMYLKPPSILPLDQGKVSSLFYTIVVPMFNPLIYSLRNKDVKFALRKTLGRLTFF, via the coding sequence ATGGCCGCAGATAACGCCTCCTCTGTGACAGAGTTTGTCCTCGCTGGCTTAACAGATGAGCCAGAACTCCAGATGCccctcttcttcctgtttctagGTTTCTATGTGGTCACGGTGGTGGGGAACCTGGGCCTGATAACCTTGATTGGGCTGAATTCTCACCTTCACattcccatgtactttttcctcctCAACTTGTCCGTCATAGATTTTAGTTTCTCTACTGCCATCATCCCCAAAATGCTAATAAGTTTTGTCTCCAAGAAGAACATCATTTCCTATGCAGGGTGTATGactcagctctttttcttttgtttttttgtcttttctgaatCCTACATCTTGTCGGTGATGGCATATGACCGTTATGTTGCCATCTGTACACCACTGCTGTACACAGTCACCATGTCTCCTCAGGTGTGTTTCCTCCTTTTGTTGGGTGTTTATGGGATGGGAGTGTTTGGGGCTGTGGCCCATACaggaaatatattatttttgacCTTCTGTGCTGACAACCTTGTCAATCACTATATGTGTGACATCCTTCCCCTCCTTGAGCTCTCCTGCAACAGCTCTTACATAAATGTACTAGTTGTCTTTATTGTTGTGACCATTGGCATTGGGGTGCCCATTGTTGCCATTTTTATCTCTTATGGTTTCATTATTTCCAGCATTTTCCATATTAGCTCCATTGAAGGCAGGTCTAAAGCCTTCAGTACTTGCAGTTCTCACATAattgctgtttctctcttctttggatCTGGAGCTTTTATGTACCTCAAACCACCTTCTATTTTGCCCCTTGACCAGGGGAAAGTGTCTTCCTTGTTCTACACCATTGTTGTGCCAATGTTCAACCCATTAATCTACAGTCTGAGGAATAAGGATGTCAAATTTGCCCTGAGGAAAACCTTGGGCAGATtaactttcttttga